GGCATGGACTCTAACCAGGTAGACCCAGGTAGCTTCATGACATCTCTGTCCCCCATGAGCCCTCTCAACCTTCCAGCACCGTCCCAGTTGTGCCTACCTGCAAGCGTCCTGGACAACAACATGTATGTTGAGGGATCTTCCTTCTCGAGCGCGAGCGCACGCTCTGCAGCTCGCTTCGCTGCGGCCTCATCACCATGGAGCTGACAAGCACTGAGCAACGCCTGCCAGACCAGAACTCCAGGGCTGAACGGCATCCGCGATATCAGCTCTTCAGCCTCATGGATATGGCCTGCTTTTCCAAGGAGATCGACCATGCAGGCATAGTGATCCTCGCCGGGCTTGACACCGAACCTGTCTGCCATGGCGCCGAAGTATATCCAAGCTTCATCTACAAACCCGCCTTGGCTGCAAGCGGAGAGAACGCAGAGGAATGTGACTTGGTTCGGTGCGACGCCTTCCAAGACCATGTCGTCGAACACCTGCACGGCCTCCCGAGCTTGGCCGTTGCGCGAGAACCCCATGATCATGGCCGTCCAGGATATGACAGGCCGCTGTCGCATCGACCGGAACACCTTGTGCGCGCTGCTTGCTGAGCCGCACTTTGCGTACATGTCGAGGAGCGCATTGTTGACGCCCACATCGGAGCTTTCTCCTAGTTTGATGGCATACCCGTGGACCTTGCTGCCTTCCCTCAGACTGGTGAGGGTTGCGCAGGCATTGGCTGCCGTCGCAAACGTGTAGTTGTTCGGCGCAATTCCGTCCAGCAGCATGGGACCGAGGACTCCGACGGCCCTAGCCGGCTCGCCGCAGTGTAGCCAACCAGCAGCCATCTCTGTCCACGACACGACATCTCTCCGAGGCATCTCGGCGAAGGCTCTGGCGCCAAACTCCAGCGCCCCGTTCTTCATGTACATCTCCACCAGGGAGTTGCCGACGCAGACATCGTCCCCGAAGCCGCTCTTGACAAGCTGCCCGTGAACCTGCAAGCCGCCCGCCATGTCTGTGTTTCCCGTCAGCCCGGAGAGCACGGTGCTAAACGAGAACCCGTCGGCAGCAACATCTTGCCTCGCCATCCTCAGCCAGAGACTCCACATCTGCGCGCACGGAGAATGGCGCGCGAAGCCCGCGAGCAGCGTGTTCCAGGAGACGATGTCCCGGAGACAGGCGCATTCAAACAGCCGCACCGCGTCGGCGAGCTTCCCGTGGCGGACCATGGCCGTGAGGAACGCGTTCGTCAGGAACACGTTGGAGTGGAACCCGAGCCGGAGGACGAGGGCGTAGAGCTGCCGCGCGTGCGCGTGCGCGCCGCCGAGGAAGGAGCTGGCGTTGAGCGCGCTGACGAGCGCGTGCTCGCTGGGCGGGCACCCCTCGCGCCGCATCCGCCGGAATAGAGTGAGGGCGTCGCGGGGCCGGCCCCCCTGCGCGAGCCCCGCGATGGCGGCGGCCCAGGAGACGGCGTTGCGGCGGGGCATTTCGTCGAGCAGGCGGAGGCCGTGGCGGCGGAAAGCCTTGAAGTAGGCGATGAGGAGGTGGTTGCTGAGGAACTGGTCGGCTGCGAGGAGGCCCGGTTTGAGGAGCGCCGCGTGCAGGGATGAGGCGAGGCGGGggtcggaggcggcggcgctgcgctGGAGGAGGGCCGCGTAGGAGCGGGACGTGGCGGCGGGGTCTTCTTCTCGCTGCTGCTTGAGGGTGGTGGCGGCGGGGACGGCGGTGTGGAATAGGCGGGATTGTACTGACGTCGAGTGAGGAGGAGGtcttcgcggcggcggcggcggcggtgcgcgCCGGCGCAGTGACCTGATTCATATGCCTCCAACTAATCGTGTGTTCatgtaaaaaaaaaaactatatacatacacaaaaaaCATAGACGTTGATAACCATATTTTTAAAGGCCCATACAACCTTCAGCACGAAAATCATTGGGCTCATCGATACAATACTACaaatacaaaaacaaaaaaatcatatactccctccgtctcattaACTTGTCTGAAATTTATTAAAATTTAGATATATTTAGATATTATTTACTGTCTAAATACATCTAAACTTAGACAATTCTCAAATAACTTTCATGAGACCGAGAGAGTACTATTATTGCATTGCCGACCTAATCCTTGTTTGAGTGCATGCACATAGATATTAAGTCAACGTTTACTCATGTAAAATGTTACCAGATGGTACGATCATTTGCTACTACCTCTATTTATTTAAATTTACATAATTATATGACATCATTTTGTAGGCAAGGGGGCACATTTTTATAAATGAGAAAATAACTTGAGATTTGAGCATCCACGTTTCTAAGGCATTTTACAATGAGTGTTTCTAAACGCAATATTCTAGGTACTTTGCTTATGTGGCAGCATAGTAAATGATAAAAGAGAGTAATGTTGTATTTAGTTAAGATACAACACTTGCACACATCCGTAGAAAAAAAAGTATTGGTAACCCAGTCATATACATGCATGAGCCTAAAAATCATTAATTTAGATATAACACTATAAAAACAACGTATTGGGATACTTATCTAACACGCATGAATAAAGCGCTAAAAACAATGTTGGTGTAGCGTGCTGGTAAGTTTTTAGAATTTCAGGTAAGTTTTAGAATTCCGTTCTGGTGTGGCTAAATGTGACCTCTTCTTTGAGACTCCTTCCTTGGATCACAAAATGGTACACAATTGGGATTTGAAAACGGACATGGCCAGGTTATGAAAATCCGCTGCCCACAAACACATGAGGAAACAAAAGTAAGCAAGAGGGGTGCTTTCATATCAAAGCACATACATTACGGACTGAAGATGATGTGATACATGTCAGCGCGTGGTCCACATGTGGTATTACAGACAGACACATCCTCTACCACCAAAGATCGAGCGCACTTAAGCCAGGTCCACGAGAATTTACAAGGGACGAGTAGCCGTGGGTGAAATATTCTTGACAATATGGAAACATGAGGAAAATTCGTATCACCATTTGGGATGGGTCGGGGAATAATAGCATGCTCTTCCCTAAACTGCTCACACACGTTACGCTGAACCGGCCTCAACTGCAGCGGCTCTGCGGCGTCCTCGCTGGAAAGAGGCAATGGATACTGAGTTCTCTGCTCTCCAGTGGAACAATACATGTCGCCTTGTCCCTCCTCGCCGCGGCCTCAACATCATCGACGGCCGCTGGGTCTTCAAGATCAAGCGGACCTGATGGCACTATGGATCGCTACAAAGCGCGTCTTGTCGCCAAAGGCTTCAAGCACAGTCACGGCATCGACTATGATGATAGGTATAGCCCCATCGTCAAGCCCACCACTATACGTGTTATCCTCTCCCTCGCTGTGACACAGGGATGGCA
This region of Lolium perenne isolate Kyuss_39 chromosome 2, Kyuss_2.0, whole genome shotgun sequence genomic DNA includes:
- the LOC127329717 gene encoding pentatricopeptide repeat-containing protein At1g50270-like, with product MYHIIFSPSLRRRAPPPPPPRRPPPHSTSVQSRLFHTAVPAATTLKQQREEDPAATSRSYAALLQRSAAASDPRLASSLHAALLKPGLLAADQFLSNHLLIAYFKAFRRHGLRLLDEMPRRNAVSWAAAIAGLAQGGRPRDALTLFRRMRREGCPPSEHALVSALNASSFLGGAHAHARQLYALVLRLGFHSNVFLTNAFLTAMVRHGKLADAVRLFECACLRDIVSWNTLLAGFARHSPCAQMWSLWLRMARQDVAADGFSFSTVLSGLTGNTDMAGGLQVHGQLVKSGFGDDVCVGNSLVEMYMKNGALEFGARAFAEMPRRDVVSWTEMAAGWLHCGEPARAVGVLGPMLLDGIAPNNYTFATAANACATLTSLREGSKVHGYAIKLGESSDVGVNNALLDMYAKCGSASSAHKVFRSMRQRPVISWTAMIMGFSRNGQAREAVQVFDDMVLEGVAPNQVTFLCVLSACSQGGFVDEAWIYFGAMADRFGVKPGEDHYACMVDLLGKAGHIHEAEELISRMPFSPGVLVWQALLSACQLHGDEAAAKRAAERALALEKEDPSTYMLLSRTLAGRHNWDGAGRLRGLMGDRDVMKLPGSTWLESMPESNQACTA